A window from Micromonospora terminaliae encodes these proteins:
- a CDS encoding DUF4193 domain-containing protein — protein MATDYDAPRRDEVDLGEDSLEELKARRVDTQSGAVDVDEAEVAESFELPGADLADEELTVKVLPMQQDEFRCARCFLVHHRSQLAVERNGELICRECV, from the coding sequence ATGGCCACCGACTACGACGCCCCGCGTCGCGACGAGGTCGACCTCGGCGAGGACAGCCTGGAAGAGCTCAAGGCCCGGCGCGTCGACACACAGTCGGGCGCCGTGGACGTCGACGAGGCCGAGGTGGCCGAGAGCTTCGAGCTGCCCGGCGCCGACCTGGCCGACGAGGAGCTCACGGTCAAGGTGCTACCGATGCAGCAGGACGAGTTCCGGTGCGCCCGCTGCTTCCTGGTCCACCACCGCAGCCAGCTGGCGGTCGAGCGCAACGGCGAGCTGATCTGCCGCGAGTGCGTCTGA
- a CDS encoding inositol monophosphatase family protein — translation MIASAPTPQELLTIAVEVARDAAATAHRMRAEGVSVAATKSTVTDVVTAADRAVERQVLEALRARRPGDAVLGEEYGAGETGPAAEDGVRWIVDPIDGTVNYLYGLPYCAVSLAAEVGGEVVAGVVRNVVTGDEWTATAGGGAWRDGQRLRCSAETDLGQALVATGFGYDAGRRAHQARVVAELIPEVRDIRRMGAAALDLCLAAEGRVDAYYEKGLAAWDLAAGGLVAREAGLLVTGLSGRPAGPDLVLAAPPALYEPLHTRLAALDASGGP, via the coding sequence ATGATCGCCTCGGCGCCCACGCCGCAGGAACTGCTCACGATCGCCGTCGAGGTGGCGCGGGACGCCGCGGCGACCGCGCACCGGATGCGGGCGGAGGGAGTCTCGGTCGCCGCGACCAAGAGCACCGTCACCGACGTGGTCACCGCGGCCGACCGGGCGGTCGAGCGGCAGGTGCTGGAGGCGCTGCGGGCGCGGCGCCCGGGCGACGCCGTGCTGGGCGAGGAGTACGGCGCGGGGGAGACGGGCCCGGCCGCCGAGGACGGGGTGCGCTGGATCGTCGACCCGATCGACGGCACCGTCAACTACCTCTACGGGCTGCCGTACTGCGCGGTCTCGCTGGCCGCGGAGGTGGGCGGCGAGGTCGTCGCCGGGGTGGTGCGCAACGTGGTCACCGGCGACGAGTGGACCGCCACGGCGGGCGGCGGCGCCTGGCGGGACGGGCAGCGGCTGCGCTGCTCCGCCGAGACGGATCTCGGGCAGGCGCTGGTGGCCACCGGGTTCGGCTACGACGCCGGGCGCCGGGCGCACCAGGCCCGGGTGGTTGCCGAGTTGATCCCGGAGGTGCGCGACATCCGCCGGATGGGCGCGGCCGCGCTCGACCTCTGCCTGGCCGCCGAGGGCCGGGTCGACGCCTACTACGAGAAGGGGCTGGCGGCCTGGGACCTCGCCGCGGGCGGGCTGGTCGCGCGGGAGGCCGGGCTGCTGGTGACCGGGCTGTCGGGCCGGCCGGCCGGCCCGGACCTGGTGCTCGCCGCCCCGCCCGCGCTGTACGAGCCGCTGCACACCCGCCTCGCCGCCCTGGACGCCTCCGGCGGCCCGTGA
- a CDS encoding LytR C-terminal domain-containing protein yields MRALVVVGLLAVIALVFVVVAVVRDTQSKAGTAENCPEGWPIADVRLREQKDVKINVYNGTDEVGLAGSVADDFRNRKFQVKKEGNAPKAVDDVAVLRFGPKGVGSAHLLRAYFLNNAKLEPDLKRKDDTVDVILGNGFQQLATTTEVNQSLGDLGSPQAPAGTCPGPVK; encoded by the coding sequence GTGCGGGCACTCGTTGTCGTCGGACTGCTGGCGGTCATCGCCCTGGTCTTCGTCGTGGTCGCGGTGGTTCGCGACACCCAGAGCAAGGCGGGCACCGCCGAGAACTGCCCCGAGGGCTGGCCCATCGCCGACGTGCGGCTGCGCGAGCAGAAGGACGTCAAGATCAATGTCTACAACGGCACCGACGAGGTCGGGCTGGCCGGCAGCGTCGCGGACGACTTCCGCAACCGCAAGTTCCAGGTCAAGAAGGAGGGCAACGCCCCCAAGGCCGTGGACGACGTGGCGGTGCTGCGCTTCGGCCCCAAGGGCGTCGGCTCCGCCCACCTCCTGCGGGCCTACTTCCTGAACAACGCGAAGCTGGAACCGGACCTGAAGCGCAAGGACGACACGGTCGACGTGATCCTCGGCAACGGTTTCCAGCAGTTGGCCACCACCACCGAGGTCAACCAGTCCCTGGGTGACCTCGGCTCGCCGCAGGCGCCGGCCGGCACCTGCCCGGGCCCGGTCAAGTAA